One Candidatus Culexarchaeum yellowstonense genomic region harbors:
- a CDS encoding TATA-box-binding protein, giving the protein MSSKPTVRIENVVASVILNQYIDLEAITKNVPSVDYNPEQFPGLVFRLDKPKTATLIFSSGKMVCTGAKSEKDVKKAIKRIIATLKSKGINIVGKPKITIQNIVASANIKMNINLEKAALTLENVMYEPEQFPGLIYRLNEPKVVLLLFSSGKMVCTGAKKEEQVYEAVKKVTEKLIELKLTY; this is encoded by the coding sequence ATGAGCAGCAAACCCACCGTTAGAATAGAGAACGTAGTTGCCTCAGTCATATTAAACCAATACATAGACTTGGAAGCGATAACGAAGAATGTTCCATCAGTGGACTACAATCCAGAACAATTCCCAGGACTAGTATTCAGATTGGATAAACCTAAAACTGCAACCCTCATATTCAGCTCCGGAAAAATGGTATGCACAGGGGCGAAATCCGAGAAAGATGTAAAGAAGGCTATAAAGAGGATAATAGCAACACTCAAATCTAAGGGGATAAACATTGTTGGAAAACCAAAGATAACAATACAGAACATAGTTGCATCAGCCAATATAAAGATGAACATAAACCTAGAGAAGGCGGCATTAACCCTTGAAAACGTAATGTATGAGCCGGAGCAATTCCCAGGCCTAATATACAGGTTGAATGAACCTAAAGTTGTGCTATTACTATTCAGTTCTGGGAAGATGGTATGCACTGGAGCAAAGAAGGAGGAGCAAGTCTACGAGGCGGTGAAGAAGGTTACGGAAAAGCTCATTGAATTAAAATTAACCTACTAG
- the pyrE gene encoding orotate phosphoribosyltransferase — MDWASLKRGLAEDIVKRLFKLNAILFGEFTLTSGLKSPYYIDLRVIPSYPDDFIRVCDAYYEILANEVGSFDRIAGVPTAGIPFATMLAYRFRKPLIYVRKEVERGHGRGRIVEGVLNVNDRVVMIDDVATTGESLMLTAQSIISMGGRVEDAVVLVDREQGAEANLMKMGIKLHSLVKISDAARILFDYGLISGELYNKILGYVRGVG, encoded by the coding sequence TTGGATTGGGCTTCTTTGAAGAGGGGTTTGGCTGAGGATATTGTTAAGAGGCTTTTCAAGCTTAATGCAATTCTCTTCGGCGAATTCACATTAACTTCCGGTTTGAAGAGTCCATACTATATTGATTTGAGGGTTATTCCATCATATCCAGATGATTTCATAAGGGTTTGTGATGCATATTATGAGATTTTAGCCAATGAGGTTGGATCCTTTGATAGGATTGCAGGTGTCCCCACAGCGGGGATTCCCTTTGCAACTATGCTTGCATATAGGTTTAGGAAGCCATTGATATATGTGAGGAAGGAGGTTGAGAGGGGGCATGGTAGGGGTAGGATTGTTGAGGGGGTTTTGAACGTCAATGATAGGGTTGTAATGATAGATGATGTTGCCACAACTGGTGAGAGCCTTATGCTTACAGCTCAATCCATAATATCCATGGGTGGTAGGGTTGAGGATGCTGTGGTTTTGGTGGATAGGGAGCAGGGGGCTGAAGCCAACTTGATGAAGATGGGGATTAAGCTTCATAGTCTCGTCAAGATTTCAGATGCTGCTAGAATCCTCTTTGATTACGGTTTAATCAGCGGTGAATTGTACAATAAAATATTGGGTTATGTTAGGGGGGTTGGCTAG